A stretch of Clostridium sp. BJN0001 DNA encodes these proteins:
- a CDS encoding PTS sugar transporter subunit IIB: MLKVIAACGSGMGSSQIIKMKITKVFKKLGIDAQIQHSSVGEAKSQASSFDVVFCSEVLKSNFKRAEENGTIVIGLKNVLSEKEIEEKVTEKVVNKK; encoded by the coding sequence ATGTTAAAAGTTATAGCAGCATGTGGAAGTGGAATGGGTTCAAGCCAGATAATAAAAATGAAAATAACAAAAGTATTTAAGAAATTAGGAATAGATGCACAGATTCAGCATAGCAGTGTTGGAGAAGCAAAGAGTCAAGCTTCAAGTTTTGATGTAGTATTTTGTTCAGAGGTTTTAAAATCTAATTTTAAAAGAGCAGAAGAAAATGGAACAATTGTAATCGGATTAAAGAACGTATTATCTGAAAAAGAGATTGAAGAAAAAGTTACTGAAAAAGTTGTGAACAAAAAATAA
- a CDS encoding L-ribulose-5-phosphate 3-epimerase — translation MKDYYLGLYEKSMPNCLTWEEKLNVAKECGFDSIEISVDETDEKLSRLYMSKEDRNKLVDLMFKCRVKIRSMCLSGHRKYPLGSPNEKTRERSLEIMEKAINLADDLGIRIIQLAGYDVYYEKGNEITKKYFIENLKKSVEMAAKKGVILAFETMETEFMNTVKKAMEFVDEVNSPYLQVYPDCGNVTNAVLQYNTSLDDDFECGRGHIAAVHLKETVPGKFREITFGTGHVNFEDVIKKSWNLGVRRFTAEFWYTGNENWKDVIKETKKFMDEKFKRALSK, via the coding sequence ATGAAAGATTATTATTTGGGATTATATGAAAAATCTATGCCTAATTGTCTTACATGGGAAGAAAAATTAAATGTCGCTAAAGAATGTGGATTTGACAGTATAGAAATAAGTGTTGATGAAACAGATGAAAAATTATCAAGACTCTACATGTCAAAAGAAGATAGAAATAAACTTGTTGATCTTATGTTTAAATGCAGAGTTAAAATAAGAAGTATGTGTTTAAGTGGTCATAGAAAGTATCCCCTTGGAAGCCCCAATGAAAAAACAAGAGAAAGATCACTTGAGATAATGGAAAAAGCAATCAATCTTGCAGATGATCTTGGAATAAGAATAATACAGCTTGCAGGATATGATGTTTATTATGAAAAAGGAAATGAAATTACTAAGAAATATTTTATAGAAAATTTAAAAAAATCCGTAGAAATGGCAGCTAAAAAAGGTGTAATACTTGCTTTTGAAACAATGGAAACTGAATTCATGAATACTGTAAAAAAAGCTATGGAATTTGTAGACGAAGTTAATTCACCATATCTTCAAGTATATCCTGATTGTGGTAATGTAACTAATGCAGTCTTACAGTATAATACATCTTTAGATGATGATTTTGAATGTGGCAGAGGACATATAGCAGCAGTCCATTTAAAAGAAACTGTTCCAGGAAAGTTTAGAGAGATTACTTTTGGCACAGGACACGTAAATTTTGAAGATGTAATAAAAAAATCATGGAATCTTGGCGTAAGAAGATTTACAGCTGAATTTTGGTATACAGGAAATGAAAACTGGAAAGACGTAATAAAAGAAACAAAAAAATTTATGGATGAAAAATTTAAAAGAGCACTTTCTAAATAA
- the fsa gene encoding fructose-6-phosphate aldolase produces MKIFIDTANVDEIRKANDLGVICGVTTNPSLIAREGRDFSEVIKEITSIVDGPISGEVMSMESDKMVEEAREIAKINKNMVVKIPMCEEGLKAVNILSKEGIKTNVTLIFSALQALLAARAGASYVSPFLGRLDDIGNKGIKLIEDIADIFEIHGIKAEIISASVRNPIHVLECAKAGSDIATIPYNVILQMIKHPLTDIGIEKFKEDYRKTFGK; encoded by the coding sequence ATGAAGATTTTTATAGATACAGCAAACGTTGATGAAATTAGAAAAGCGAATGATTTAGGAGTTATCTGTGGTGTTACTACAAATCCATCACTTATTGCAAGAGAAGGAAGAGATTTTAGCGAAGTAATAAAGGAAATTACAAGTATAGTTGATGGACCTATAAGCGGCGAAGTTATGTCAATGGAAAGTGACAAAATGGTTGAGGAAGCAAGAGAAATTGCAAAGATTAATAAAAATATGGTTGTAAAAATTCCTATGTGTGAAGAAGGATTAAAAGCTGTAAATATTTTAAGCAAAGAAGGAATAAAGACTAATGTAACATTAATATTTTCAGCACTTCAAGCACTTCTTGCTGCAAGAGCAGGTGCAAGTTATGTAAGCCCATTCTTAGGAAGACTTGATGATATAGGAAATAAGGGAATTAAATTAATTGAAGATATTGCTGATATATTTGAAATACATGGTATAAAAGCAGAAATAATTTCTGCAAGTGTTAGAAATCCAATTCATGTACTTGAATGTGCAAAAGCAGGATCAGACATAGCTACAATTCCTTACAATGTAATACTTCAAATGATTAAGCATCCATTAACTGATATAGGAATCGAAAAATTTAAAGAAGATTACAGAAAAACATTTGGAAAATAG
- a CDS encoding PTS sugar transporter subunit IIA codes for MLKKLIEKNRFSFHDGFDKWEDAIQEACMPLIKDGAVEQAYVDSIINNVNKYGPYIVIAPDICIPHAQEGAVGVNETAVCFMRSKKPVHFGEDSDTDARLFFVLASTDNNIHLQNLSKLVELVENQDVVEKLIAAECKEDLEKIYKEYFLPV; via the coding sequence ATGTTAAAAAAATTAATTGAGAAAAATAGGTTTTCATTTCATGATGGATTTGATAAATGGGAGGATGCAATTCAGGAAGCATGCATGCCGCTAATAAAAGATGGAGCTGTAGAGCAAGCTTACGTTGATTCAATAATAAATAATGTAAATAAGTATGGACCATATATAGTAATTGCGCCAGATATATGTATACCACATGCTCAAGAAGGTGCAGTTGGAGTAAATGAAACAGCAGTCTGTTTTATGAGAAGTAAAAAACCTGTACATTTTGGTGAAGATTCTGATACTGATGCAAGATTATTCTTCGTATTAGCATCTACAGATAATAACATTCATCTTCAAAATTTATCAAAACTTGTTGAATTAGTAGAAAATCAAGATGTTGTAGAAAAGCTAATTGCAGCAGAATGTAAAGAAGATTTAGAAAAAATTTATAAAGAATACTTTTTACCAGTATAA
- a CDS encoding transketolase family protein, producing the protein MGKATRESYGEALLELGDENKNIVVLDADLSKSTKTNGFKNKFKDRFFNAGIAEQNLMGMAAGMANVGLIPFASTFAVFATGRAFEIIRNSICYPKVNVKIAATHAGITVGEDGGSHQSVEDIALMCSLPNMTVIVPADDREAKAAVKAASKMEGPVYLRFGRCACSDIFDDSYEFKIGKGSEIVSGNDVSIIAIGMMVEKAVEAAKMLQEEGINARVIDMATVKPIDREIIIKAAKETKGIVTAEEHSIIGGLGAMVSAVVCDESPCKVKMVGIKDKFGESGTPGELMKKYKLTSEEMVKNVKEILK; encoded by the coding sequence ATGGGAAAAGCAACGAGAGAATCGTATGGAGAAGCATTACTTGAGCTTGGAGATGAAAATAAAAATATAGTTGTATTAGATGCAGATTTATCTAAATCTACTAAAACAAATGGATTTAAAAATAAATTTAAAGATAGATTTTTTAATGCAGGTATAGCAGAACAAAATTTAATGGGAATGGCAGCAGGAATGGCAAATGTAGGTCTTATACCTTTTGCAAGTACATTCGCTGTGTTTGCAACAGGAAGAGCATTTGAAATCATAAGAAACTCTATATGTTATCCAAAAGTAAATGTTAAAATAGCTGCAACTCATGCAGGAATTACAGTTGGAGAAGATGGAGGTTCACATCAGTCTGTTGAAGATATAGCACTTATGTGTTCCCTTCCTAATATGACAGTAATAGTTCCAGCAGATGATAGAGAGGCAAAAGCAGCAGTAAAAGCAGCTTCTAAAATGGAAGGACCCGTTTATTTAAGATTTGGAAGATGTGCTTGTAGCGATATATTTGATGATTCTTATGAATTTAAAATTGGAAAAGGTTCAGAAATCGTAAGTGGAAATGACGTTTCTATAATTGCAATTGGCATGATGGTTGAAAAAGCTGTTGAAGCAGCAAAGATGCTACAAGAAGAAGGAATAAATGCAAGAGTTATAGATATGGCAACAGTAAAACCAATCGATAGAGAAATTATAATTAAGGCAGCAAAAGAAACAAAAGGAATAGTTACAGCAGAAGAACATTCAATTATAGGTGGCCTTGGAGCAATGGTTTCAGCTGTTGTATGTGATGAAAGTCCATGCAAAGTTAAAATGGTAGGAATAAAAGATAAATTTGGTGAATCTGGAACTCCAGGTGAACTTATGAAGAAATACAAACTTACAAGTGAAGAAATGGTAAAAAATGTTAAAGAAATATTAAAATAA
- a CDS encoding transketolase produces the protein MDKNKLESVIKDVNKDIIEMIYEANSGHPGGSLSCSEIITYLYYEKMNADPKNSKDENRDRFVLSKGHAAPALYSVLAEKGYFDKEELHSLRKIGGLLQGHPDSKHINGVDVSTGSLGQGISNAVGMALGLKFQKRPSNVYVLLGDGEIQEGLVWEAIMAAGHYKLNNITAIVDNNGLQIDGKNEEVMTVKPIDKKFESFLWNVVMCDDGNDFECIDKAFKEAEKCTDKPTVIIAKTVKGKGVSFMENDPSWHGTAPNEEEKNKALKEILSL, from the coding sequence ATGGATAAGAACAAATTAGAATCTGTTATAAAAGATGTAAATAAAGATATTATTGAAATGATTTATGAAGCAAATTCTGGGCATCCGGGTGGATCTTTATCATGTTCAGAAATTATTACTTATTTATATTATGAAAAAATGAATGCAGATCCTAAAAATTCTAAAGATGAAAATAGAGACAGATTTGTTTTAAGTAAAGGGCATGCGGCTCCAGCACTTTATTCAGTATTAGCTGAAAAAGGATATTTTGACAAAGAAGAACTTCATAGTTTAAGAAAAATTGGAGGACTTCTGCAAGGACATCCTGATTCAAAACATATAAATGGAGTAGATGTATCTACAGGTTCACTTGGACAGGGAATATCAAATGCAGTAGGAATGGCACTTGGTCTTAAATTCCAAAAAAGACCATCTAATGTTTATGTTCTACTTGGAGATGGAGAAATTCAAGAAGGACTAGTATGGGAAGCTATTATGGCAGCAGGACACTATAAGCTTAATAATATTACAGCTATAGTAGATAATAACGGGCTTCAGATAGATGGAAAAAATGAAGAGGTTATGACTGTAAAACCTATTGATAAAAAGTTTGAAAGCTTTTTGTGGAATGTTGTAATGTGTGATGATGGAAATGATTTTGAATGTATAGATAAAGCATTTAAAGAAGCTGAAAAATGTACTGATAAGCCTACTGTTATAATAGCAAAAACAGTAAAAGGTAAAGGCGTAAGCTTTATGGAAAATGATCCTTCATGGCATGGAACAGCTCCAAATGAAGAAGAAAAAAATAAAGCTTTAAAAGAAATTCTATCTTTATAA
- a CDS encoding PTS ascorbate transporter subunit IIC produces MEILLSIWKFFQVNILTNPAFFIGFIVFIGYLLLKRPIYEAMAGFIKATVGYLILNVAAGGLVGNFRPILAGLKDRFNLTAAVIDPYFGQTAAQQAVESIGRSFSLMMIVLLIAFIFNIILVLFRKQTKIRTLFITGHIMVQQSSTALWIVLYCFPNLIDTKAVIMLGLLLGTYWAVSSNLTVEPTQELTEGGGFAVGHQQMFGIWLTDKIAGKIGNKEKSIEHLKLPGFLSIFTDNVVATGLLMIIFFGIIMGILGPDLLHNIDAGFAADRSFVFYIIEKSLNFAVYLSILQLGVKMFVSELTESFQGISNKILPGSMPAVDCAATYGFGHANAVTIGFLFGALGQFIAIIGLIVFKSPVLIITGFVPVFFDNATFAVFANKKGGLKAAMIIPFVSGLIQVLGGAFAAFYFKLSQFGGWHGNFDFDTVWPVIGILMKNFQYVGFVVVVLALLIIPQIQYRKNKQNYFRIAEDYEGYMEDMGNNPA; encoded by the coding sequence ATGGAAATTTTACTAAGCATTTGGAAATTCTTTCAGGTTAACATATTAACTAATCCAGCATTCTTTATTGGTTTTATTGTATTTATAGGTTACTTGTTATTAAAGCGTCCTATTTATGAAGCAATGGCAGGATTCATTAAAGCAACTGTAGGATATTTAATTCTTAATGTTGCAGCAGGTGGACTTGTTGGTAACTTCCGTCCTATACTTGCAGGATTAAAAGATCGTTTTAATCTTACAGCGGCAGTAATTGATCCATATTTTGGACAAACGGCAGCTCAGCAAGCTGTTGAAAGCATTGGAAGATCATTTTCTTTAATGATGATAGTTCTTCTTATAGCGTTTATATTCAACATTATTTTAGTACTCTTTAGAAAACAAACAAAAATAAGGACACTATTTATTACAGGACATATAATGGTACAGCAGTCATCAACTGCTTTATGGATAGTGCTTTATTGTTTCCCTAATCTTATTGATACAAAAGCAGTAATAATGCTTGGTTTATTACTTGGAACATATTGGGCAGTTTCTTCAAATCTTACAGTTGAACCTACTCAGGAATTAACTGAAGGTGGTGGATTTGCAGTAGGACATCAGCAGATGTTTGGAATTTGGTTAACTGATAAAATTGCAGGAAAAATAGGTAATAAAGAAAAATCAATAGAACATTTAAAATTACCTGGATTTTTATCAATCTTTACTGATAACGTAGTAGCAACTGGTTTATTAATGATAATTTTCTTTGGAATAATAATGGGAATATTAGGACCAGACTTATTACATAATATAGATGCTGGTTTTGCAGCAGACAGAAGTTTTGTATTCTATATAATTGAAAAATCACTTAATTTCGCAGTTTATTTAAGTATATTACAACTTGGTGTTAAGATGTTCGTTTCAGAATTAACAGAATCTTTCCAAGGTATTTCAAATAAAATTTTACCTGGATCTATGCCAGCAGTTGATTGTGCAGCTACATACGGATTTGGTCATGCTAACGCAGTTACAATCGGATTCTTATTTGGTGCATTAGGACAGTTTATTGCAATTATTGGACTTATAGTATTTAAAAGCCCAGTATTAATAATCACAGGATTCGTACCAGTATTCTTTGATAATGCTACATTCGCAGTATTTGCAAATAAAAAAGGTGGATTAAAAGCAGCAATGATTATCCCATTTGTTTCTGGATTAATTCAAGTTTTAGGTGGAGCATTTGCAGCATTCTACTTCAAATTATCACAGTTTGGTGGATGGCATGGAAACTTCGACTTTGATACTGTATGGCCTGTAATTGGTATACTAATGAAAAATTTCCAATATGTTGGTTTTGTAGTAGTAGTTTTAGCACTATTAATTATTCCACAAATTCAATATAGAAAAAATAAGCAAAACTACTTTAGAATAGCAGAAGATTATGAGGGATATATGGAGGATATGGGAAATAATCCTGCATAA
- a CDS encoding L-ribulose-5-phosphate 4-epimerase codes for MLEELKEKVYEANMLLPKYNLVTFTWGNVSEVDREKGLFVIKPSGVDYDIMKAEDMVVVDLKGNVVEGKYRPSSDTPTHLKLYNDFHDIKAIVHTHSRYATIFAQAGKGITPYGTTQADYFYNEIPCTRDMTEEEIKNEYEYNTGKVIVERFENLNPVYVPAVLVKNHGPFAWGKDAKEAVHNAVVLEEVAMMALNTELLNDNKAEKMPQDLIEKHFTRKHGSNAYYGQK; via the coding sequence ATGCTAGAAGAACTAAAAGAAAAAGTATATGAAGCTAATATGCTTTTACCTAAATATAATCTTGTAACTTTTACATGGGGAAATGTATCAGAAGTAGATCGTGAAAAAGGATTATTTGTAATTAAACCATCAGGAGTTGATTATGACATAATGAAAGCTGAAGATATGGTAGTTGTAGATTTAAAAGGAAATGTTGTTGAGGGAAAGTATAGACCTTCATCAGATACACCTACACATTTAAAATTATATAATGATTTTCATGATATTAAAGCAATAGTACATACTCATTCAAGATATGCAACTATATTTGCACAAGCAGGAAAAGGTATTACTCCATATGGAACAACACAAGCTGATTATTTCTATAATGAAATACCATGTACAAGAGATATGACAGAAGAAGAAATAAAAAATGAGTATGAATATAATACTGGAAAAGTAATAGTTGAAAGATTTGAAAATTTAAATCCAGTATATGTACCAGCTGTTTTAGTTAAGAATCATGGACCTTTTGCATGGGGAAAAGATGCAAAAGAAGCTGTTCATAATGCAGTAGTATTAGAAGAAGTTGCAATGATGGCACTTAATACAGAATTATTAAATGATAATAAGGCAGAGAAAATGCCTCAGGATCTTATAGAAAAGCATTTTACAAGAAAGCATGGATCAAATGCTTACTATGGACAAAAATAA
- a CDS encoding DeoR/GlpR family DNA-binding transcription regulator, which yields MRTNNSLVSKRRSYILKHLKSEKQISTSDLSERLNVSPLTLRRDLQELEKEGLVMRYYGGAKLVEDNPLVNEIDVNDDSLTANENKQKISKYAASFIEDGDTIFINSSSTALCVLDYIGDKRVTVITNNVKAIYSNVGENVDLILTGGQIYKRKLSLVGDFAATIFSSVIADKCFIGVSGISADFGITTSVFQETLINKAMMHHCKGPVFVLTVSSKIGKKNKFLSGDIHDISHIVTDNNLSEKSEKCLKDSGIEVIKV from the coding sequence ATGAGAACAAATAACAGTCTGGTTTCCAAAAGAAGAAGTTATATTTTAAAGCACTTAAAATCAGAAAAACAAATTAGTACTTCAGATCTTTCAGAAAGGTTAAATGTTTCTCCGCTTACCTTAAGACGAGATCTTCAAGAGTTAGAAAAAGAAGGACTTGTAATGAGGTATTATGGAGGAGCTAAATTAGTTGAAGATAATCCTTTAGTTAATGAAATTGATGTAAATGATGATTCTTTAACTGCAAATGAAAACAAACAAAAAATATCAAAATATGCGGCAAGTTTTATTGAAGATGGCGATACTATTTTTATTAATTCAAGTTCAACCGCTTTATGCGTACTAGACTATATTGGTGATAAAAGAGTAACTGTTATAACAAATAACGTAAAAGCAATCTACTCTAATGTAGGAGAAAATGTTGATCTTATTTTAACAGGCGGTCAAATTTATAAAAGGAAGCTATCATTAGTCGGAGATTTTGCTGCTACAATATTCTCTTCTGTAATTGCTGACAAATGCTTTATTGGTGTAAGTGGAATTTCTGCAGATTTTGGAATAACAACAAGTGTATTTCAAGAAACACTAATAAATAAGGCAATGATGCACCACTGCAAAGGTCCTGTTTTTGTACTTACTGTAAGTTCTAAAATAGGTAAGAAGAATAAATTTTTAAGTGGAGATATACATGATATTTCTCATATAGTAACAGA
- the ulaG gene encoding L-ascorbate 6-phosphate lactonase, with protein sequence MSQVDEITRESWILNTFPEWGTWLNEEIEQEEVKKGTFAMWWLGCTGIWVKSEGGTNISIDFWCGSGKKTKANPYIKPQHQMARMCGNKKLQPNLRVAPFVLDPFGIKNIDAVLATHDHNDHIDVNVAAAVLKNCKNDVPFIGPEACVDKWVGWGVPKERCIIVKPGDTVKVKDIEIVALESFDRTALITEPPTGDIRGKMPVNMDIKAVNYLIKTPGGNLYHSGDSHYSNYYAKHGNEYKIDVALGSYGENPRGITDKMTSVDILRMAESLRTKVVIPFHHDIWSNFQADTKEILELFDMRKDRLQYKFTPFIWQVGGKFIFPDDSNKREYHYPRGFDDCFTVDINTPYTSFL encoded by the coding sequence ATGTCACAAGTTGATGAAATTACAAGAGAATCATGGATACTAAATACTTTTCCAGAATGGGGAACATGGTTAAATGAAGAAATTGAACAGGAAGAAGTAAAAAAGGGAACATTCGCAATGTGGTGGCTTGGCTGCACAGGTATATGGGTTAAATCAGAAGGTGGTACAAATATAAGTATTGATTTTTGGTGTGGAAGTGGTAAGAAAACAAAAGCAAATCCTTACATAAAACCACAGCATCAGATGGCAAGAATGTGTGGAAACAAAAAACTTCAACCAAACTTAAGAGTTGCACCATTTGTCTTAGATCCATTTGGAATTAAAAATATAGATGCAGTTTTAGCAACACATGATCATAACGATCATATTGATGTAAACGTTGCAGCTGCAGTATTAAAGAATTGCAAAAATGATGTGCCATTTATAGGACCAGAGGCTTGTGTAGATAAATGGGTAGGCTGGGGAGTACCTAAAGAAAGATGTATAATAGTAAAACCAGGAGACACAGTAAAGGTTAAAGATATAGAAATTGTTGCACTTGAATCATTTGATAGAACAGCACTTATTACTGAACCTCCAACAGGAGACATAAGAGGAAAAATGCCTGTAAACATGGATATTAAAGCAGTAAATTACTTAATAAAAACACCAGGCGGAAATCTATATCATAGTGGAGATTCACATTATTCAAATTACTATGCAAAGCATGGAAACGAATACAAAATTGATGTTGCTTTAGGATCTTATGGTGAAAATCCAAGAGGAATTACAGATAAAATGACATCAGTAGATATTTTAAGAATGGCTGAATCATTAAGAACAAAAGTAGTAATACCATTCCACCACGATATCTGGTCAAACTTCCAGGCTGATACAAAAGAAATATTAGAATTGTTTGATATGAGAAAAGATAGATTACAGTATAAATTTACTCCATTTATATGGCAAGTAGGAGGAAAATTCATATTCCCAGATGATTCTAACAAGAGAGAATATCATTATCCAAGAGGATTTGATGATTGCTTTACAGTAGATATAAATACGCCTTATACATCATTCCTATAA